The following coding sequences lie in one Borreliella spielmanii genomic window:
- a CDS encoding ABC transporter permease — protein sequence MSKDFFILKIDNFFDFLVDNFSISEGVGFSKSIIFLYENLKNLFLFINPILLILIVCLLSFVFLKKRLIFLILPGFFFILYFNLWEASMDTVAIIFVSVFVSVILGIPIGIFGGYFPRFYVFLKPILDLMQAMPPFIYLIPAIPFFGMGTASAIFATIVFAMPPVIRYTRLGIVQVSNEVIEAAKSFGSSNLRILLQVQLPLSLQSIIEGINQSIMMAISMIVIAAMVGSSGLGRTVIYSIERLNFGEGLISGLAVVIIAIILDRIMQSIFIKFSYLNTDHYTGKRENKFKRFLEIYNK from the coding sequence ATGAGTAAAGATTTTTTTATATTAAAAATAGATAATTTTTTTGATTTTTTGGTTGATAATTTTTCAATTTCTGAAGGGGTAGGTTTTTCTAAAAGTATAATTTTTTTATATGAAAATTTAAAAAATTTATTTCTTTTTATTAACCCTATTCTTTTGATTTTGATTGTATGCTTGCTAAGTTTTGTTTTCTTGAAAAAGAGATTAATATTTCTGATTTTGCCTGGATTTTTTTTTATTTTGTATTTTAATCTTTGGGAAGCTTCAATGGATACAGTAGCTATTATATTTGTTTCTGTATTTGTTTCTGTGATTTTGGGAATTCCTATAGGTATTTTTGGGGGATATTTTCCAAGATTTTATGTTTTTTTAAAGCCCATTTTAGATTTAATGCAAGCTATGCCCCCATTTATTTATTTGATTCCCGCGATTCCTTTTTTTGGAATGGGTACAGCTTCTGCTATTTTTGCTACAATAGTTTTTGCTATGCCTCCTGTTATTAGATATACAAGGTTGGGAATTGTTCAAGTTTCAAATGAAGTAATAGAAGCTGCTAAGTCTTTTGGTAGTAGTAATTTACGTATTCTTTTGCAAGTTCAGCTTCCCCTTTCTCTTCAGAGTATAATTGAAGGTATTAATCAGTCAATAATGATGGCGATATCTATGATAGTAATTGCTGCAATGGTTGGGTCGTCTGGTTTGGGTAGGACTGTGATTTACTCTATAGAAAGATTAAATTTTGGTGAGGGCTTAATATCTGGATTAGCAGTTGTTATTATAGCTATTATTTTAGATAGAATTATGCAATCTATCTTTATTAAATTTAGCTATTTAAATACAGATCATTATACTGGAAAGAGAGAAAATAAATTTAAAAGATTTTTAGAAATATATAATAAATAA
- a CDS encoding glycine betaine ABC transporter substrate-binding protein yields MYKLFIGFCICIVFLSCDERKSSKNLKSVKIAYVNWGGETAATNVLKVVFEKIGYNAEIFSVTTSVMYQYLASGKVDGTVSSWVPTADKFYYEKLKTKFVDLGANYEGTIQGFVVPSYVPISSISELKGKGAKFKNKMIGIDAGAGTQIVTEQALDYYGLSKEYELVPSSESVMLASLDSSIKRNEWILVPLWKPHWAFSRYDIKFLDDPDLIMGGIESVHTLVRLGLENDDLDAYYVFDHFYWNDDLILPLMDRNDKESGKEYRNAVEFVENNKEIVKMWVPEKYKTLFD; encoded by the coding sequence ATGTATAAATTATTCATTGGATTTTGTATTTGTATTGTTTTTTTGTCTTGTGATGAAAGAAAAAGTTCAAAGAATTTAAAATCGGTAAAAATTGCATATGTGAATTGGGGCGGAGAAACAGCAGCTACAAATGTATTGAAGGTTGTTTTTGAGAAAATAGGTTACAATGCAGAAATATTTTCAGTTACTACATCCGTAATGTATCAATACCTGGCATCTGGAAAAGTAGATGGTACAGTATCTTCTTGGGTTCCAACAGCTGATAAATTTTATTACGAAAAATTGAAAACAAAATTTGTTGATCTTGGTGCAAATTATGAGGGAACCATTCAGGGTTTTGTAGTTCCAAGTTATGTTCCAATTTCTAGTATTAGTGAGCTTAAGGGCAAAGGGGCTAAGTTTAAGAATAAAATGATTGGAATAGATGCTGGTGCGGGGACTCAGATTGTTACAGAACAGGCGCTTGATTATTATGGGTTAAGTAAAGAGTATGAGCTAGTTCCGTCAAGCGAGAGTGTTATGCTTGCAAGTTTGGATTCTTCAATAAAGAGAAACGAGTGGATTTTAGTTCCTTTGTGGAAGCCCCATTGGGCTTTTTCTAGGTATGATATTAAGTTCCTTGATGATCCTGATTTAATTATGGGGGGAATTGAGAGTGTGCATACTCTTGTTAGGCTTGGTCTTGAAAATGATGATCTTGATGCATATTATGTTTTTGATCATTTTTATTGGAATGATGATTTAATATTGCCTTTAATGGATAGAAATGATAAAGAGTCAGGCAAAGAGTATCGCAATGCAGTTGAATTTGTTGAAAATAATAAAGAAATTGTAAAGATGTGGGTTCCAGAAAAATATAAGACTTTATTTGATTAA
- the yidD gene encoding membrane protein insertion efficiency factor YidD, whose product MNIFKVFFILNYTIIFLIKIYQNTFSKIFGLQCIYKPTCSKYSIKCLKKYNFLTALILMTLRIIRCNALFKGGNDYIPKCNPISTSLKEFQKRLIK is encoded by the coding sequence ATGAACATTTTCAAAGTTTTTTTTATCTTAAATTATACTATTATTTTTTTAATAAAAATTTATCAAAACACTTTTTCTAAAATATTTGGTCTGCAATGCATATACAAACCTACTTGCTCAAAATATTCAATTAAATGTCTTAAAAAATATAATTTTTTAACGGCTTTAATATTAATGACACTAAGAATAATAAGATGTAATGCATTATTCAAAGGAGGAAATGATTATATTCCTAAATGCAATCCTATTTCAACATCTTTAAAAGAATTCCAAAAAAGATTAATCAAATAA
- a CDS encoding TolC family protein: MTVSFSFAEIIQISPKQAVNMALESSLDSENALYKENIKKLYKNNAWNVFVPNVNLSSTVSRNSSALSEFERDYWSLGFGISIGLSLSPSVLKRMELVMLEYENAKIERESAVRNIKLNVLKSYNQLIALKSTLKVFESQILNSKLKFEQAKIAYNNGLISEIDFLDAQLKHKRSQPDLDGQIINFEKSKEIFKLLIGLDPDQDFEIIGELPDETIDFSLFNEALNFNESLEIKELNMRLKMTEQLIASLWLDTFLPSLSLSFSYSPYRSFNENSKGFSSGFLASFGLNYGLTEIFPFSKSFTKIQDNNYQLKILQNNIEGKIRNLKSSIVQKRKDIRRYKAILDASKINVELANKNYQMAFNAFNSGVIDLSKLNDIEFVYKQSDLKFIEDKLNYSNSILEYKDLINSLD, translated from the coding sequence ATGACTGTCTCTTTTTCTTTTGCTGAAATTATTCAAATATCGCCCAAGCAAGCTGTAAATATGGCTTTAGAAAGTAGCCTAGATTCAGAAAATGCTTTGTATAAGGAAAATATAAAAAAACTTTATAAAAATAATGCATGGAATGTTTTTGTTCCAAATGTTAACCTTAGTTCTACAGTTAGTAGAAATTCTTCTGCTTTAAGTGAGTTTGAGAGAGATTATTGGAGCTTGGGATTTGGAATTTCGATTGGTCTTTCTTTGTCGCCTTCTGTTTTAAAGAGAATGGAGCTTGTTATGTTGGAGTATGAAAATGCAAAAATAGAAAGGGAAAGTGCTGTTCGTAATATTAAGCTTAATGTTCTTAAGTCTTACAATCAATTGATAGCTCTAAAGAGCACTTTGAAAGTTTTCGAAAGTCAAATACTAAATAGTAAGCTTAAATTTGAACAAGCTAAAATTGCTTATAATAATGGATTAATATCGGAAATAGATTTTCTTGATGCACAGCTTAAGCATAAAAGATCTCAACCAGATTTAGATGGCCAGATTATTAATTTTGAAAAATCAAAAGAAATTTTCAAATTATTAATAGGATTAGATCCAGATCAAGATTTTGAAATTATTGGAGAATTGCCAGACGAGACAATAGATTTTTCATTATTTAATGAAGCATTAAATTTTAATGAATCATTAGAGATTAAGGAGTTGAATATGCGCTTAAAGATGACAGAGCAGCTTATTGCTTCGCTTTGGTTAGATACTTTTTTACCAAGCCTTTCGTTGTCATTTTCTTATTCTCCTTATAGATCATTTAATGAAAATTCCAAAGGTTTTTCAAGTGGATTTTTGGCATCCTTTGGCTTAAATTATGGTTTAACCGAAATATTTCCATTTTCAAAGAGTTTTACAAAAATACAGGATAACAACTATCAACTAAAAATATTGCAAAACAATATTGAAGGTAAAATTAGAAATTTAAAATCTAGTATTGTTCAAAAAAGAAAGGATATTAGAAGATATAAAGCTATTCTTGATGCTTCTAAGATTAATGTAGAATTAGCTAATAAAAATTATCAAATGGCATTTAATGCTTTTAATTCCGGAGTAATAGATCTTTCTAAATTAAATGATATTGAGTTTGTTTATAAGCAAAGCGATTTGAAGTTTATTGAAGATAAATTGAATTATTCTAATTCTATACTTGAATATAAGGATTTAATAAATTCACTAGATTAA
- a CDS encoding efflux RND transporter periplasmic adaptor subunit, which yields MNLIFNIDLYLKKYFLVLALVLVACVSKNKLDDKNINKDEESSYRFPVIAIKVKKGVLSDYLSLNGDIDTKVKADIFPDTAGKITSLRIKLGAYVQKGQIVATLDPSRPGSVYLKSPVRAPISGYILNIRKKIGETVNSQSSIAVVGKIDAKQILTYVSEKYIANIKVGNDAIVEVGAYPNEKFKAKVSEISPVLDSKSRTIEVYLTPIGSNLDKLIIGMFAKVKLITKRFKDVIKIPREAIVEREGVKFVFRLDLEGKSVQMLPVTVLFEIDGIVALSGEIEEDDLIVVEGMSTLSDGTLINLVDTKESLSAESNI from the coding sequence ATGAATTTGATTTTTAACATTGACTTATATTTAAAAAAATATTTTTTAGTCTTAGCCTTAGTTTTAGTTGCTTGTGTTAGTAAGAATAAGCTAGATGACAAAAATATTAATAAGGATGAAGAGAGTTCTTATAGATTTCCAGTAATTGCCATAAAAGTTAAGAAGGGAGTTTTAAGTGATTATTTGTCTTTAAATGGAGATATAGATACAAAAGTTAAGGCAGATATTTTTCCAGATACCGCAGGTAAAATAACTTCTTTGAGAATAAAACTTGGAGCTTATGTTCAAAAGGGACAAATAGTTGCAACTCTTGATCCTTCAAGGCCTGGTTCTGTATATTTGAAAAGTCCAGTAAGAGCGCCAATTTCAGGATATATTTTAAATATTAGAAAAAAAATTGGTGAAACAGTTAATTCTCAGTCCAGTATAGCAGTAGTAGGAAAAATAGATGCAAAGCAAATTTTAACTTATGTGTCTGAGAAATATATTGCAAATATTAAAGTTGGAAATGATGCTATTGTTGAGGTTGGAGCTTATCCTAATGAAAAGTTTAAAGCCAAAGTTTCAGAGATATCTCCTGTTTTAGATTCTAAAAGTCGCACTATTGAGGTATATCTTACCCCTATTGGTAGCAATTTAGATAAACTGATTATTGGTATGTTTGCTAAAGTTAAACTTATTACCAAACGTTTTAAAGATGTGATCAAGATTCCAAGAGAGGCTATTGTTGAGAGAGAGGGTGTGAAATTTGTATTTAGGCTTGATTTAGAGGGTAAAAGCGTTCAAATGTTACCCGTTACAGTACTTTTTGAAATAGATGGTATTGTAGCTCTTTCGGGCGAGATTGAAGAGGATGATTTAATTGTGGTAGAAGGTATGTCTACTCTTTCTGATGGAACTCTAATAAATTTGGTAGATACAAAAGAGAGTCTTTCAGCTGAAAGTAATATTTAG
- a CDS encoding efflux RND transporter permease subunit: MLVKRIVSKPITMLILFSLLMMISLYTFSRLKVDLLPGIDIPQISINTVYPGASPKEVEESVSRVLESGLSSLKNLKNIYSISSKENSIVSLEFYHGTDLDLVLNEIRDVLELVKSSLPSKSQTPRIFRYNLKNIPVMEIVINSVRPVSELKRYADEIIKPGLERLDGVAIVTVNGGSKKRVLIEVSQNRLESYGLSLSRVSSIIASQNLELSAGNILENNLEYLVQVSGKFKSIEEIGNVVIAYKMPDSSSGINLSPIEIKLKDIANIKTDFEDLSEYVEYNGLPSISLSVQKRSDANSIAVSNVVMSEIEKLKLSMPKDMRLEIASDSTNFIKASISTVVNSAYFGAMLAIFVIFFFLRSFRATIIIGISIPIAIILTFCLMYFVNISLNIMSLAGLALGIGMVVDCSIVVIDNIYKYRQKGAKLISSSILGAQEMMLPITSSTFTSICVFGPFLIFKSELGVYGDFFKDFSFTIVISLGVSLLVAIFLVPVLSSHYVGLYTSFQRNIKNAFIRKIDVFFLNIYYFLEFLYINLLNIVLNHKLIFGLIVFFSFIGSLFLGLLLDVTTFDRGKDNSISINLNFPHRTSLEYAKFYSNRFLEIVKSEAKGYKSIISTLDADRITFNVLFPLKEEFQDKSIKSIDYDAIKYKIMNRIGNLYPEFNIEPSSGNALGGGDSIKIKISGNDFEYMKDYGKILVSMLKKEIPELVNPRLSINDAQLQIGVEIDRALAYNYGIDMNTILNELKANVNGIVAGQYVENGLNYDIVLKLDRMDVKNLKDLEKIFIINSSGVKIPFSSIATFEKTNKAESIYRENQALTIYLNAGISPNDNLTQVTAKVVDFINNKVPHKEGTVLKVEGEYNEFSNIMNQFKIIIMMAIIVVFGIMASQFESFLKPFIIIFTIPLTAIGVVLIHFLAGEKLSIFAAIGMLMLVGVVVNTGIVLVDYTGLLIKRGFKLREAIVESCRSRFRPILMSALTSIIGLIPMAFSSGSGNELLKPIAFTFIGGMTASTFLTLFFIPMLFEIFSNIVLSFKLRLKRVLSNADVEKSLKINNSAKSSYDNLFEEDGD, encoded by the coding sequence ATGTTGGTAAAGAGAATAGTTAGCAAACCAATAACAATGTTGATTTTATTTTCGTTGTTAATGATGATAAGTTTATATACCTTTTCAAGATTAAAAGTAGATCTTTTGCCTGGAATTGATATTCCCCAAATAAGTATTAACACTGTTTATCCTGGTGCTTCTCCTAAAGAAGTTGAAGAGAGTGTTTCTAGAGTCCTTGAGAGTGGCTTGAGTTCGTTAAAGAATTTAAAAAATATATATAGCATTTCTTCTAAAGAAAATAGCATTGTTTCACTTGAATTTTATCATGGAACCGATTTAGATTTGGTTTTAAATGAAATTCGAGATGTTCTTGAATTGGTAAAATCTTCATTGCCCAGTAAATCACAGACTCCCAGAATTTTTAGATATAATCTTAAAAATATTCCTGTAATGGAAATTGTTATTAATTCTGTAAGGCCAGTTTCTGAACTTAAAAGATATGCTGACGAGATTATTAAGCCCGGACTTGAAAGGCTTGATGGAGTTGCAATTGTTACTGTTAACGGGGGGAGTAAAAAGCGTGTTTTAATTGAAGTTTCTCAAAACAGATTAGAGTCTTATGGGCTTTCTTTGTCAAGAGTATCTTCGATTATAGCATCTCAAAATTTAGAACTTTCAGCCGGTAATATACTAGAGAACAATTTAGAATATTTGGTTCAAGTGTCGGGAAAATTTAAATCAATTGAAGAGATAGGTAATGTGGTTATAGCTTATAAGATGCCCGACAGTTCTTCTGGCATAAATTTATCTCCTATTGAGATAAAACTTAAAGATATTGCTAATATTAAAACCGATTTTGAAGATTTGTCAGAATATGTTGAATATAATGGTCTGCCTTCAATTTCTTTATCGGTTCAAAAACGTAGTGATGCTAATTCTATTGCAGTTTCTAATGTTGTTATGAGTGAAATAGAAAAATTGAAATTGTCTATGCCTAAAGATATGAGATTAGAAATTGCTTCTGATAGTACTAATTTTATTAAAGCGTCCATTTCAACGGTTGTAAATTCAGCCTATTTTGGGGCTATGCTTGCAATATTTGTTATTTTTTTCTTTTTAAGAAGCTTTAGGGCCACAATAATTATTGGAATTTCTATTCCAATAGCAATTATTCTAACCTTTTGTTTAATGTATTTTGTAAATATTTCTCTTAACATTATGAGTCTTGCAGGTCTTGCTCTTGGGATTGGAATGGTTGTTGACTGTTCAATTGTTGTAATAGACAATATATACAAATATAGGCAAAAAGGAGCAAAGCTTATTTCATCTTCCATTCTAGGAGCCCAAGAGATGATGCTGCCTATTACATCGTCAACTTTTACTTCTATTTGTGTTTTTGGTCCATTTCTTATTTTTAAATCAGAACTTGGAGTGTATGGAGATTTTTTTAAAGACTTTTCATTTACGATCGTTATTTCTTTAGGTGTTTCTCTTTTAGTTGCGATTTTTTTAGTTCCTGTTTTATCAAGCCATTATGTCGGCTTATACACAAGTTTTCAAAGAAATATTAAGAATGCTTTTATTAGGAAAATCGATGTTTTTTTTCTTAATATTTATTATTTTTTAGAATTTTTGTATATCAATTTATTAAATATAGTTTTAAATCATAAATTGATTTTTGGCCTGATTGTTTTTTTTAGTTTTATTGGTAGTTTGTTTTTAGGATTATTGCTAGATGTGACAACTTTTGATAGAGGAAAGGATAATTCAATTAGTATTAATTTAAATTTTCCTCATAGAACTAGCTTGGAATATGCAAAATTTTATTCTAATAGATTTTTAGAAATTGTAAAAAGTGAGGCTAAAGGATATAAAAGCATTATTTCTACTTTGGATGCTGACAGAATAACTTTTAATGTATTGTTTCCTCTTAAGGAAGAGTTTCAAGATAAGTCGATTAAAAGTATAGATTACGATGCTATTAAATATAAAATTATGAATCGTATTGGAAATCTTTATCCTGAATTTAATATTGAGCCTTCCAGTGGCAATGCTTTAGGTGGTGGAGATTCTATTAAAATTAAAATTTCAGGGAATGATTTTGAATATATGAAAGATTATGGAAAAATTTTAGTTTCTATGTTAAAAAAGGAAATTCCTGAACTTGTAAATCCAAGACTTAGTATAAATGATGCTCAACTTCAAATTGGCGTTGAGATAGACAGAGCGCTAGCTTATAATTATGGTATTGACATGAATACCATTTTAAATGAGTTGAAGGCTAATGTTAATGGTATTGTTGCTGGGCAATATGTAGAGAATGGACTTAATTATGATATTGTTCTCAAGCTTGATAGAATGGATGTTAAAAATTTAAAAGATTTGGAAAAAATATTTATTATAAATTCATCTGGAGTTAAAATTCCTTTTTCATCAATAGCTACTTTTGAAAAAACCAATAAAGCTGAATCTATTTATAGAGAAAATCAAGCTTTAACTATTTATCTTAATGCGGGCATTTCTCCAAATGATAATTTAACTCAAGTAACTGCAAAAGTTGTAGATTTTATTAATAATAAAGTGCCTCATAAAGAGGGCACGGTGCTTAAGGTTGAAGGAGAATATAATGAATTTTCAAATATCATGAATCAGTTTAAAATAATCATTATGATGGCTATTATTGTTGTATTTGGTATTATGGCTTCTCAATTTGAATCTTTTTTAAAACCTTTTATTATTATTTTTACAATTCCTTTAACGGCAATAGGGGTTGTGCTTATACATTTTCTTGCAGGAGAAAAACTTTCTATTTTTGCGGCAATTGGAATGCTTATGCTTGTTGGTGTTGTGGTAAATACAGGAATTGTACTTGTAGATTATACTGGTTTATTGATCAAGAGAGGATTTAAGCTAAGAGAAGCAATTGTTGAATCTTGCCGTTCAAGATTTAGACCAATTTTAATGTCTGCTTTGACTTCAATAATAGGTCTTATTCCAATGGCATTTTCTAGTGGGAGTGGAAATGAGCTTTTAAAGCCAATCGCATTCACTTTCATTGGTGGAATGACAGCTAGCACATTTCTTACTTTGTTTTTTATCCCCATGCTTTTTGAAATTTTTTCCAATATTGTTTTAAGTTTTAAACTTAGGTTAAAAAGAGTGCTTTCTAATGCAGATGTTGAAAAATCATTAAAAATTAATAATTCGGCTAAAAGTAGTTATGATAATCTATTTGAAGAAGATGGGGATTGA
- a CDS encoding PG0541 family transporter-associated protein, whose translation MTKFYKYRIEIISNLSLELDVFEYMEKIEQELGELIYYSKIENVYGKGRKGEKHGNGVWPEENFILIIYTSNQSIVNRLKDIVDDLNRSYPTEGINFFVLSN comes from the coding sequence ATGACTAAATTTTATAAGTATAGGATTGAAATAATTTCCAACTTATCTTTAGAGCTTGATGTTTTTGAATATATGGAAAAAATAGAACAAGAGTTAGGAGAGCTTATATATTATTCTAAGATAGAAAATGTTTACGGAAAAGGTAGGAAGGGGGAAAAACATGGTAACGGTGTTTGGCCAGAAGAAAATTTTATTCTAATTATTTATACTTCCAATCAATCTATTGTTAATAGATTGAAGGATATTGTAGATGATTTGAATCGTTCTTACCCCACAGAGGGGATTAATTTTTTTGTTTTGAGTAATTAA